CTCCTCCGGACACCGGGCTCCTCCGTCACGGGTCGGCTGTGGCCTTCCAGCCAGGAGGAGGGGACCGCGGCCTGGAGGCCTGTTTCTAACCCTGGGCGGTGATCACGGACCGGAGGAGCCAAGTGAGCGAGGGCGGCAAGCGGAGCGGCGCGCACCGGGCGAGTGGGCGGCGGGACTCACCCGGTGAAACACGTGGGAACACGACAGCAGCACCTGTTTGCGAGAAGACAAACACGTTTGAAGTTTAGTTTGAAAAGAGCAGCAGCATAAAtgcattaattaaaagaaaaattctgaatgtTTCAAATGTAGGctttgttgtttctttgaaaagttaaaagagaTGAACCACCTTGGCATTTCTAATGTTTAGAGTTGAGCTCAGCACAGCGATAGCCTCTCGACGAGAAAGACCCCGTTGACAACAGTCTGACACGCCAAGCCCGTGATGAATGCTAGTAAGCCGTTACAGTGAGCGCGTATTTAACATGATGAAACGGTGTTTCCTGAGCAGACCttgggaggggaggtggctggcCAGCGGGGACAGAAGTGCGTAGGGGAGCGTGAGCACATGTCTTTCCGAGGGCTCTGTTCCACCCAGTGGCAGCCTTATTGATTCTAACACGCTTCAATTTAAACAGCAATAAATCCTGGACACTTCCTTCTGAAATGCAGGGAAAGTGCGCTCACAAGAAAGTGTCACTTCCCTCTGACCCAAATTCCTCACTGCAGAGTGATATTCTGGGCTGTGGAACAAGGAAGAGGGTAGGTGGTTCTTCTGGAAGGAGAACCAGGGGTGACAGCAGGACACCAGCCGGAGTGGGCTGCGCGCAGGGGCGGAGGGAGCCGCGGGGGCCCACAGCTCTGGCTTCTcccggggaggaggggagggggcgagcAGCGGCCTCTAACACCCCTGCTGAGAATGCTTCCCTGgttcccccagccccttcctttgCTCTTAAAtaggaagaatggaagaaatgcTGGACTGGATAGAACCACAGCGTCATGAAACCTTGACTTGAAGCTGACCGCCAGTGAGCCTGAGCCGGGAAGCCGCCGCCACGCGGGTCCTCGCTGATTCTCGCCATTGACCTGACAGCAGCCTGCGGCGTGCTGCACTCCGCCTTCTTTACTGAACATCCGTCAGTGTTTCCTCAACAGATACTTGAGGATTTATGTTGAATGACACTGTACTTCCATatgtaaaatgtactttttttaatgtttattttgagagagagggattaagactcccaagcaggctctgagctgccagcacagtgtccgatgtggggcttgatcccatgaactgtgagatcatgacctgagccataatcaagaatcagcttaaccaactgatctaccCAAGTAAGCCTACAATAGGCTTCTAAAGGTCCTAAATGTTTGTTGTCGGCAAACATTATCTGAGACAAAAATGAATGATTAAGTGGTGGTCCGTACACTAAAGGTGTCCCGGACGTGGGACCAGATTCTCGCTGACCGGGAACCCACTTCCTGCGTCGCCCTGCTGTGGGTCACTCGACTTGTTACGTCCTCATCTCTCAAATGGGGACAATGCCTCCCTCTGGGCCGCATGCGGTAGCTGAGGTCCTCTGAGATCAGTAAATGCTGGAGGAAATGCCAGCTGTCGTTTGTAACTAAGGAAAACTCTAAACACAGAATAACAAAGTAAACGTGCAAAATGAACACAAGTATCTATATTTGTgaccaaacaaaataaagattgaGGGAGAAGCATACAAAACAGAATGGATGACATGAGCAGGCATCCTGCTCCCCACTTTCCGCAGGACACGGCGGACAAGCCGTCAGTCCTCACACAAGTCAGGCTCCATCCTTACGGCTAATTAAACAGCTTGCTGGGGCCAGAAAGACTAGTTGTGGTTCTAGTAACTCTTCCTCCACTAAAATACTAAATTATCCTGATGGTAATTCTGTGGTTTCAGGGCTAAACTCTCCCCAAACACCCAGCTTTCACACAGGTGAGATTAGGGCTTACAGAGAGCTGGGATACAATAAGTGCGTTTAAAATAACTTGTGAATTCAAATTAGTAACGAACAAACGTTTTATGACCGTGAACTAACTTGTTAACGACGAAactcattaaaacaaattaagtttGGGAGTTATGTGCCAGGTCGTGAGGAAAGCCCGAGGTTCCCAGGCTGTGAACTGGAGGCCTGCTTGGACTCCGTTCGCTGTATTTTCCCAGCAAACCAGCTCCGCAGGCAGCCCGGTGCGGCACCCATGGGAAACCGCTGTCGGGGGGCCGCCAGCCGGAAACAAAACCCAGAATCCTAGAGCGGACGGGTCCCTGAGTGCGAGGAGGTGACAGCAGATTGGGGGCGCACCGTACCAGGGACACGGGAGCATTCCTTTCGCACAGACTTTGTACTTGAGGATAGCATTCAGTAAATACACACAAAACTGTTTAATGAGCGTGTTTAGctccctctcacacacatactctaacggaaaagaaaatgtgagtatTTGAGGTCACGTAGGCGGAAGAAACCGGACAAGTGAAGGCTGGGGCCTTAGGCTCCAGCTCCGTCTGGTCCCCGAGCCTGCTTATCTGATCTTCCCGCTACGCACCTGGGGGCGGAGTTCGAATTCCTCCCTGCATATTGGGCACGGCTGCATGGAGTCCCCTTGCAGGACGGATCTCTGCTTCACTTTTTCCCATTCGCCTGGTGATAGTGGCAGCGGGGGAGCTGCAAACAGGCCCAACTTCTGAGCTAAAGTGAAAACAACAGGAAGTGAGGGTGCAATTTATCGAGAACACAGTCCTCATCtagaatttaatattattttgcaaACAAATGTGAACGCAAAACACATGGCGCACTTCCTTCCACCACGTGAGGAACACGGGGCTTGGGGGTGCCGAGAGCCACGGGCAGGAACGCCTTTACTGATGAGGAGTCTCCACGCCTGTGTCATTTCCCAGCATTCTCCGCAGCAGGCAGCTCTGCCCTCCGATTTTCAGGAAGGAAAGCTGAGAATACGAAGTTTCTCATGTATTGGCCAAAAGTTCTCACTTGTCACCTATTTTACCTTTCAGCCTTCAGGGTACTTTTCTTTCAATTTAGCACACTTTTTGCCACCAGCGACCTTCACAGAAGGAGTATCAATCAAGTTTACCCCTTGCTAAAGATTCTTGAGGTAGAATTACTGTCAGGATGGATTAGCCACCCCAGTGCTACTTGACAGCCCGGACGTGCCCCCCACCGCCAGGGGTCAAGTGTGGAGCTCACGCCGCACTGGGAGTCAAGTTCCTCCCAGGTGAGGGAGTAGGTGTGGCGCTCCCCACAGGCTCTCTGCGGACGGACAGTGAGGTGCTCCCCGCAGGCTCTCTGCAGATGGTGAGATGCTCCCCGTGGGCTCTCTGTGGACAGTGAGGTGCTCCCCGTGGGCTCTCTGCAAACGGTGAGGTGCTCCCCAAGAGCTCTCTGTGGACAGTGAGGTGCTCCCTGAAGGCTCCTTGCGGACAATCAAGTCCTACCCACGGGCTCTCTGCAAACGGTGAGGTGCTCCCCAAGAGCTCTCTGTGGACTGACAGTGAGGTGCTCCCCGCAGGCTCTCTGCAGATGGTGAGATACTCCCCGTGGGCTCTCTGTGGATAGTGAGGTGCTCCCTGAAGGCTCTCTGCAGACAATTAGGTGCTCTCTGCGGGCTCTCTATGGATGGTGAGGTGCTCCCCGAGGGCTCTCTGTGGACAGTGAGGTGCTCCCCGTGGGCTCTCTGCAAACGGTGAGGTGCTCCCCGAGGGCTCTCTGCGGACGGACAGTGAAGCAATACCCACGGGCTCTCAGGACAGTCAGATGCTCCCCGAGGGCTCTCTGTGGACAGTGAGGTGCTCCCTGAGGGCTCTCTGCAAACGGTGAGGTGCTCCCCGAGGGCTCTCTGTGGACAGTGAGGTGCTCCCCGTGGGCTCTCTGCAAACGGTGAGGTGCTCCCCGAGGGCTCTCTGCGGACGGACAGTGAAGCGATACCCATGGGCTCTCAGGACAGTCAGAGCTCTCTGAGGGCTCTCTGTGGACAGTGAGGTGCTCCCCAAGAGCTCTCTGTGGACGGACAGTGAGGTGCTCCCTGAGGGCTCTCTGCGGACGGATGAGAGCACCGATcagaagacaggaaggaggagtGAAGGCTAGCTGACCAGAGGGGGAGCCGAGGGAAAGAAGAACATGTGAGGGCCGGCATGGAGGGCCTGCCACCCACAggcctgcaggggtgagggcacATAGACGGACCCAAGGCGCGGGGCCCCCATGCACCTGCTCCCGGGAGGCCACCCGTGGGACACAGCTCCGGGGAGCTGTGGTGGTCaggggtggcaggggtgggagtgCAGGGCGGGGCTGGCCCTCGGGGCATGTGGAGTAGACCCCCCCACCGTGGGCCCTGAGCAGCAGTGCTCCACATGGGAGCACAGCaagggaaggttctggaaggagTGCCTCCACAAACTGCCCTTTAGTGTACTGAAAGAATATGCTTTGAAGGACTTTTCTGGGGGATAATTTTGGGTCTTTTCCTACCAGTTATTAAGACATATTACAAAGCTCTTattaattaaaacagtaaaataccaGCCCAGAGACAGGAGCCCCCATATCATACCCCCGCCCCCAGCGTGGCTGTGGCACAGGCAAAAGAGGGGTGCTGTGGCTCAGCAAGCGACAGACGATGCTGTGCCAACGTAAAGGCTTGTACTGCCTGATGTCCCCGCACCCTGTGCCAAATACACCGGGACGAGGCCTAAATGTGAAAGGCGATACTTTCaaggtaaataaagaaaatgtggaaaatctTTGTCATCTCAGAATGGGGAAGGATTCCTTAAATTTCCCAAAGCATAGAGTAAAGAGAAAAGCTGATGGATTTAACAGTAATCAGGGCATATTTTATTCAGTATAAaacaacacataaaattaaaggAGGATTCCAGACCAGGAAAGATCTCAGAGGGTAAATCAATGAGGGATTAATATGCAGAGTACATAAAGAACACAAAATCAGCAAGCAGAGACCGGAATGCAATACCAGGTAAAGGCAGTAAAGAAACATgattggggtgcccaggtgggtCCCTCGGTTgagtgtcttgactcttgatttcagctcaggtcatgacctcatggtttgtgagttcaagccccgagctgGGGTCCACAtggtcagtgcggagcctgcttggaattctctgtctccctctctacccctcccctgctcacgcacatgctctctcaaaccaagtaaacttaaaaaaaaaaagattcaatctTATTAGTGATTAATATGCAGAACagttaaaacatctttttttgtgTAAATGTAAAAGCTCCTGAAAGACTATGTCATCGGCTCCCCTCtttattctctcttattttccaagATGTGAAGTTCTTCTGATGTCTATTTTAAATCCTTCCTGCGAAACTATGGCGATCACCTACTGGATCAAATCcgtaaattacacacacacaccagaagaCAGTCACTCGATTACCGCAGAGCATCATTCCGAGCCTCTGTGTGTTCCTGAGCCGTGCAGTCTTCTAGGAGACGGCCGGCGCTGTTTGCGGTgcggagggaggggagaggggccgcTGGGCGCCGTCGGGGCAGCACCCGCGCCCCCGGGCCCGCGCCCCCAGACAAACCCATTTTCCATGCTCAGCACCATTTACAAAATGCTTCTATTTCTAAATTCACAGCCTCGAGTGACTGAGACTTGCAAAATGTAAAACCCGCATAAAGAGTCCTCATGTGCCTTGTACCCAGTTTCCCcgaatgttaatattttacataaccCAGTTCGACGATCAAAAGGAGGGAATTAATGTTGCTCTCGCAGCACCCGTTAATCCGCATTCCTCACGGACCCCCTTGTCTCCCTGGAGTCCTCTTGCTGTCCTAGATGACACACTGCAGTCTGTCATCACACCCCCTGCGTCCCCATCATCTGGGACAGTTTCTCTTTGTTTGCTTCCCTTGACACTTTGGAAGAGAACTGGCTGGAAACCGCAGAATGCCCGTTGCCTTGGGCGTGTCTGATGGCTCCTCGAGGTGACGTTCCGTGTGCACTTTCTCAGAGCAGGGGTTTGGGCGTGTGCTCAGGGGAGGGCACGTCCATCGCCTGGTCAGGGTGCTGCTGCCACAGTGTCACCGACAGGAGGCTGCAGTGTCCCCCTCCGTGCGAGTGGGCGCATGTGTGCACAGCCCGCGTCTCACTGCGGTCCCCACCAGCCTCAGCGTCCGCCGGCGCTGGTCCTTACTGTGCTGCTGGCCCGACGGGGTTTTCCAGCTCTGGCCCCGTCTATGGATTTATTAGGTCTCATTCTCCCGTAAGGAAgggctttttcttttccactgcGGAGTGCCTGAGTTCCGCCAGTGTGGGCCCGTGGGTAGTTATTGTAgtctactatttttatttattcgtCTTGAATTTTCTTGCTCAGATTATCCCCATCATTTCTAAACTTTAGTACATACCTGTCTCTCTATAAGGTTATAAATGAGAATCCTTtctgttccagaaaaaaaatgacactatTCATCTCACCCAGATTCATTAGCTCTACTAAGTGAAAATACGAAGGAGACGACGAACTTACCTAAAGTTAACGGTGGTGGTTTGGGATCAAGAACATATTCTTCTTCTGGGTCTTCTGCTTTCGGGCCTCGTGCTGCTGGTTTGAGCCCGGTATCTATCACTGCTTTTGCATTTCTTCTTAGAGATTGGGATGTGGCGTCTCTCTGCTGTACCTTTGTCTTACAATGATCTGCTATTGAAAGATTTCGAAGTTGAAGGTCACGTAAAATGTGATCTTGTAAAGCAACAGCAGTGACTGCCACGTTACCTTGTTTCGATGAGTGACCCTAAAAAGTAGGAAGAAAGCCTTGTGTGCAGAACGTTACGGAACACACGGTTGGGAAGAAGCTCTGGCTTCACGGCTCAGCGCCGGCCGCGCCCTGAGCGGATCTCACAGTAAAGGGGGCTCGGCCCACGTCACCCCGGCGCAGGGAAGCCTGGTGTCCCCAGTTTTGTTGGTCACGTAGGGATATCTTATCATTTAGCTAGTGAGGGCTACATGTGAATCTGCATAAACGCCGTGCGTGCCTGGACACATTCTGTTTCGCAACAGCAAGATTAGATTCAAGGCAAATCTTGCTTCTGTGATACGAAAGAGAATCTTGCGTTTAAGGACATGCTTTTTGGTGAAAACTTAGGACGGAAACTGCACGGCTGCGAGAGGCCTGCCGAGGGGACTGGGGGCAGGTCCTCATCGGAGCGGGGTTTGCAACTGTACTTGGACACTTGCGGACGGCTGAATTCAAATACACTTGGGAGTAAAACAGTGTTTGTTTTCAAATGGGATCGTGCACCTTATGTTTCTGCATGCCGAGTCGGGGGGGTCGCCGCGTGGCCCCGTCAGGGTCGGTCATCCGATCACAGCCCTTCAATTCCTCCGCTGTAGAGACAGAAGCGACGGAAAGTCAGAGTTCTGAGGTTTACGGGGAAGATACGTTTGGGAGTCCGGCACGTGGTGTTCACGGGAGCACAGGGCTGAGCCCCGCACTGTGGTTCTGGAGGGACTGCCCCCCCTCAACTCCCCAGctagggggagggggcgggcggaCATAAACGAGAACAATCCGCTGCTCGATGTACTATTGTACGTAAATACAACATTTCAGACTGAGCAGATCAGAGAATAGTAAGTGAATTATGTCTTCAAGAGAGAACATTTAAACTGGGGTTTGAAGGGCAGATAAGAGGGAAGTTAAAAcacttaccccccccccccgcccccaggatcAGGGGGCGCAGAGCACGGGGGCTCGGCCTGTGTTGACTGCTTAGGGGAGAAAGGGAGCCGCGGACAGCCTGGACCGCGAGGGGAGTCCTGGGCTGCAGTGTGCCCAGAACACAGATGCCGAATATGGGGACCAAACCTGGGCTCCGATCCTGCTCTGTGTGCCGGGCCGGACACTCCCTGCCGgtgagtttcagtttcctcaccttctCACAGGTGTCATAACGCGCTTCGTGCAGGGTTGTTTTTAGGATTAAACGAGACCACCTTTGCAAAGCATCTAAAGGGCCCTTTCATGCAGAAGATACCCTGTAAGTCGTTATTCTTGCTCTGATTCCCTTTGAAACTGGTGGAAGAACTTGAATTGGCCCTTTTAGTTTTCGTTTTTAGGCAAGGGTACAGTTTCTGAAGACCGGGGTCCAAAATCCACAGGAATGGAGAGGAATGGTAAGTTATTACAGTAATCTAGGAAATGGGGCCTAATTTtaagactagaaaggaagaaatccaaAATACGTATCTAAGGGTCAACACCTGCATTACGTTAGTCCAGAAGAGTAAAGTTACTGTGGAGTGAGGGGGGAGGGCGGCGGGCAAAGCTGAGCCGTCTCCCACGCTTCCTGGGGCTAAGACGCTGCCGAAGCCAGAATGACCAGCTCTGTGCTCGCTTTCAAACCCGGCCTCGAGACAGGCCTGCAagaagcttctttcttttttttcaaatgtttattgtggggtgggggcgcagagagtaagggagaggctctgagctgtcagcatggagcccgacatggggctcaaactcaggaaccatgagatcatggcctgaaccgcAGTGGGAGGCTTAACCCAACTAAGTCCCCCAGGCGCCCACATGCCAGAATGTTCTATCCAGCATTTTCATCGGGACAGTGTACGCTGCAGAGATGGTAGAAGGTGCTTGAAATGCTGTAGATCCCTTCCAGAATCTTCTTCTCTCACAACACCTGTACCCCAGCAgagtataatttatattatactaAAAACTCCTTAATAATCACAGCTATCTGCGGTCTACAGTTTCATCTCCCGTGTCTGCACCGTAAGCCACTATGATTCATTCATGTCAAGGTAAGAGCTTTTGAAAAGTGTGCACCTTCTCTGCCGAATTTCTGAGTTGGGAACTCATCCAATATTCAGTCCCACTCcgttttataaaggaaaaaacatccAGAGATTAGTGACTCCTTCAAGATTACCTAATTAATGAGTCTGTAGCAATGGGAGGGTTAGAAACTTGATCCTTGCCCAGCTTTAAGAGCCAGAATTCATAGGAACATTCTTTCTTGGTAAATTCCACCAGTAACAACTAGTTAAAAGTGCAGGGCCTGGTCACAAAAATTACCACTGCGCTGCGCGACCAAGTGACCTCAGGCATGCGAACGGGAAACGCGCGCGCAGGAGAAAAGACAGCTGGACACGCCGCCTCGGTGTTTGGTGGCCGGCGGACCCCCTTGTTCGTGCGGCGTGGGGACACGGCGCCGAGGGGGACAGCAGCGCGCAGGCTAGCGGGTGCAGGTGCTCCGTGACGACTTCGCCCTACCTGTGGGCGCGGCTCCCGCTGGCGACGGACAGTGTCCCCACTCACACAGCGGCCCGACGTTAGGCCCTCCCAACAACGGTCGCGATTAAGTAGGCTGCGCGGGACACCGAGGACCTGCGCTGCCCGACGGGGTCCCCGCGGCCGCGTTCCCGCCCTGCTCGGGTGGCACCTGCCTCTCCGCACCGACGTCCCCGCCGCTCGCCGTTGCCCAGCAACCGCGGCCCCGGTCACCAAGCCCCGGCGCGCATGCTCAACGGCCCCGCCCCNNNNNNNNNNNNNNNNNNNNNNNNNNNNNNNNNNNNNNNNNNNNNNNNNNNNNNNNNNNNNNNNNNNNNNNNNNNNNNNNNNNNNNNNNNNNNNNNNNNNGCCTGGTTCCACCGGATGCCCGACGTGACTGTCGTATGCGGGGTGCAGGCCGTCACGCTCCGCGAAGTGCCGTCGAGCGCTGCGTGTGGGGCGCTTGGTGCCTCGCGGAGGGCAGAGGGTCGGGCGTTTCGGCGGCCCCGGGGCCAGGTCGGTGCCCACGCCAGCCCCTCCCGCGCCCCGGGGTTGGGGGGCGGCCTCCTGCGGGCGCGGTTGTGGCCCGTTGGGGTTGTTGCCTGGAAACCTCCGCTcactttgtttcccttttcctaCCAGTGACGGTCAGTGCCCCCAAACcgttgtttttttacattttgtctgATCGTTCACTTGTTGGAGATGAGACCTTAAATCTGGCCCCTTAACCACCATCACGGCCAGAA
The genomic region above belongs to Suricata suricatta isolate VVHF042 chromosome 2, meerkat_22Aug2017_6uvM2_HiC, whole genome shotgun sequence and contains:
- the RNF32 gene encoding RING finger protein 32 isoform X6; translated protein: MTDPDGATRRPPRLGMQKHKGHSSKQGNVAVTAVALQDHILRDLQLRNLSIADHCKTKVQQRDATSQSLRRNAKAVIDTGLKPAARGPKAEDPEEEYVLDPKPPPLTLAQKLGLFAAPPLPLSPGEWEKVKQRSVLQGDSMQPCPICREEFELRPQVLLSCSHVFHRACLQAFEKFTNKKTCPLCRRDQYQTRVIHDGAQLFKIKCATRLQACWRGHAVRKWYRDLRRAVPPTDPALRRKFFEGKALLPVCLFLRNHAGLMGRWENHLKPVQL
- the RNF32 gene encoding RING finger protein 32 isoform X5 — translated: MTDPDGATRRPPRLGMQKHKGHSSKQGNVAVTAVALQDHILRDLQLRNLSIADHCKTKVQQRDATSQSLRRNAKAVIDTGLKPAARGPKAEDPEEEYVLDPKPPPLTLAQKLGLFAAPPLPLSPGEWEKVKQRSVLQGDSMQPCPICREEFELRPQVLLSCSHVFHRACLQAFEKFTNKKTCPLCRRDQYQTRVIHDGAQLFKIKCATRLQACWRGHAVRKWYRDLRRAVPPTDPALRRKFFEGKFAEITRRMLRSYNTDIEGLFSEIDHCLAVNRSVLQQLEAGCGQELTEGDWEKIQMQLRPARACPPLTLSQPREKGSLDSTEEKLA